A section of the Vidua chalybeata isolate OUT-0048 chromosome 39 unlocalized genomic scaffold, bVidCha1 merged haplotype SUPER_39_unloc_1, whole genome shotgun sequence genome encodes:
- the LOC128782828 gene encoding trypsin-like, giving the protein MEPLGLVLLLLLLLPPARPHPGRILGGSECPPGAHAGLVRLFQFDQFVCGGALLSPQWVLSAAHCRASHLQVRAGEHSLAQVSGHEQFAAAVELVVHPDFGKAAENSRNPQNPGNFSRDSGRSHDLMLLRVEPPFTCGPQVRPLPLPQATPTPGSTCTVMGWGSTSSPEESYPAVPQCLNVTVLGDSACGDAYGAQVTPDMLCAGVPEGGKDSCQGDSGGPLLCQGQLQAVVSWGEHPCGQPGRPGVYARVRPALAWIRAVIGASAVTADPSCGPE; this is encoded by the exons atGGAGCCCCTCGgcctcgtcctcctcctcctcctcctgctgccccccg cccggccccacCCCGGgcggattttggggggctccgAGTGCCCCCCGGGGGCGCACGCGGGGCTCGTGCGGCTCTTCCAGTTTGACCAGTTCGTGTGCGGGGGGGCGCTGCTGAGCCCCCAGTGGGTGCTGAGCGCCGCCCACTGCCGGGCCAG CCACCTGCAGGTGCGCGCAGGTGAGCACAGCCTGGCGCAGGTGAGCGGCCACGAGCAGTTCGCCGCCGCCGTGGAGCTCGTGGTGCACCCGGACTTCGGCAAGGCCGCGGAAAACTCCcgaaatccccaaaatcccgggaatttcTCCCGCGACTCCGGCCGCTCCCACGACCTGATGCTGCTCAGGGTGGAGCCGCCCTTCACCTGCGGGCCGCAGGTGAGgcccctccccctgccccaggccaCGCCCACCCCCGGCTCCACCTGCACCGTGATGGGCTGGGGGAGCACCAGCAGCCCCGAGG AGTCGTACCCGGCCGTGCCGCAGTGCCTCAACGTCACCGTGCTCGGGGACAGCGCCTGCGGCGACGCCTACGGCGCGCAGGTGACGCCGGACATGCTGTGCGCAGGTGTGCCCGAGGGCGGCAAGGACTCCTGCCAG GGTGACTCCGGGGGtcccctgctgtgccagggccagctCCAGGCCGTGGTGTCCTGGGGCGAGCACCCCTGCGGTCAGCCCGGCCGCCCGGGCGTCTACGCCCGCGTCCGGCCCGCGCTGGCCTGGATCCGGGCGGTCATCGGCGCCTCCGCGGTGACCGCTGACCCCTCCTGCGGCCCGGAGTGA
- the LOC128782819 gene encoding kallikrein-14-like has product MVARMVAHPGYDPSTKDNDIMLLKLLAPAAISDRVRPIPVASCLPRPGTACVTSGWGATTSPEVTYPEVLQCVNVTLFSPAECRRFYPGSITDNMICAGHLQGGRDSCQGDSGGPLVCEGALQGIVSWGMERCGQPRRPGVYTKVCRYARWIHETMEDT; this is encoded by the exons ATGGTGGCCCGCATGGTGGCCCACCCGGGCTACGACCCGTCCACCAAGGACAACGACATCatgctgctgaagctgctggcCCCCGCCGCCATCTCCGACCGCGTCCGGCCCATCCCGGTGGCCTCGTGCCTGCCCCGGCCCGGCACCGCCTGCGTCACCTCGGGCTGGGGCGCCACCACCTCGCCTGAAG TGACGTACCCCGAGGTGCTGCAGTGCGTCAACGTCACGCTCTTCTCCCCGGCCGAGTGTCGCCGCTTCTACCCCGGCTCCATCACCGACAACATGATCTGCGCCGGGCACCTGCAGGGCGGCCGGGACTCCTGCCag GGCGACTCCGGCGGCCCCCTGGTGTGCGAGGGCGCCTTGCAGGGCATCGTCTCGTGGGGGATGGAGCGCTGCGGGCAGCCGCGGCGCCCCGGCGTCTACACCAAGGTGTGCCGCTACGCCCGCTGGATCCACGAGACCATGGAGGACACCTGA
- the LOC128782829 gene encoding histone-lysine N-methyltransferase 2B-like, with protein sequence PSRATSLELPMAMRFRHLKRTAKEAVGVYRSAIHGRGLFCKRNIEAGEMVIEYSGIVVRSVLTDKREKFYDSKGIGCYMFRIDEAEVVDATMHGSAARFINHSCEPNCYSRVIHVEGHKRIVIFALRRILRGEELTYDYKFPIEEPAAKLPCNCGARRCRRFLN encoded by the exons CCCAGCCGCGCCaccagcctggagctgcccatGGCCATGCGCTTCCGGCACCTCAAGAGAACGGCCAAGGAGGCGGTCGGGGTCTATCG gtcGGCCATCCACGGGCGGGGCCTGTTCTGCAAGAGGAACATCGAGGCCGGGGAGATGGTGATCGAATATTCCGGAATCGTCGTGCGCTCCGTGCTCACCGACAAGCGGGAGAAGTTCTACGACAGCAAG GGCATCGGCTGCTACATGTTCCGCATCGACGAGGCCGAGGTGGTGGACGCCACCATGCACGGCAGCGCCGCGCGCTTCATCAACCACTCGTGCGAGCCCAACTGCTACTCGCGCGTCATCCACGTCGAGGGCCACAAGCGCATCGTCATCTTCGCCCTGCGCCGCATCCTGCGCGGCGAGGAGCTCACCTACGACTACAAGTTCCCCATCGAGGAGCCGGCGGCCAAGCTGCCCTGCAACTGCGGcgcccggcgctgccggcggTTCCTCAACTGA